A stretch of Dermochelys coriacea isolate rDerCor1 chromosome 6, rDerCor1.pri.v4, whole genome shotgun sequence DNA encodes these proteins:
- the NAA30 gene encoding N-alpha-acetyltransferase 30 isoform X1, protein MAEVPPGPSSLLAPPGDALSPFPGGGGAAACPGALDEEEEEEGGKGGPPQQHRLLHHHHHPPRHNHQLNGLLSPELRHLRASLKSKILSSEGAEGPENKRAGKTVRSGQPPAAAPCSSPVPNHLPEPQARTAPPAATGDRSQPAAATAARNGLAGGPGLAGGDEEEEEESLLLLSTSLAAACSLKGSGTDSPPEEDLTIRYVRYESELQMPDIMRLITKDLSEPYSIYTYRYFIHNWPQLCFLAMVGEECVGAIVCKLDMHKKMFRRGYIAMLAVDSKYRRKGIGTNLVKKAIYAMVEGDCDEVVLETEITNKSALKLYENLGFVRDKRLFRYYLNGVDALRLKLWLR, encoded by the exons ATGGCCGAGGTACCGCCCGGGCCGAGCAGCCTCCTCGCCCCGCCGGGGGAcgccctctcccccttccccggAGGAGGGGGGGCCGCCGCCTGCCCCGGGGCCCTggacgaggaggaggaagaggagggcgGCAAGGGGGGGCCGCCGCAGCAGCAccgcctcctccaccaccaccaccacccgccgcGCCACAACCACCAGCTCAACGGCCTCCTCAGCCCCGAGCTGCGGCACCTCCGAGCCTCCCTCAAGAGCAAGATCCTGAGCTCGGAGGGGGCCGAGGGGCCGGAGAACAAGCGAGCCGGCAAAACAGTGCGCTCCGGACAGCCGCCCGCCGCAGCCCCGTGCTCGTCCCCCGTCCCCAACCACCTCCCGGAGCCCCAGGCCAGGACTGCGCCCCCGGCAGCCACAGGGGACAGGAGCCAGCCGGCGGCCGCCACTGCAGCCCGCAATGGACTGGCTGGGGGGCCTGGCCTGGCGGGgggggatgaagaggaggaggaggagtctctgctgctgctctccacatCCTTAGCAGCAGCCTGCAGTTTGAAAGGCTCGGGGACGGACTCTCCTCCCGAGGAGGACCTAACGATACGATACGTCCGGTATGAGTCCGAGCTGCAGATGCCCGATATCATGAGACTGATCACCAAAGATCTGTCTGAACCCTACTCCATTTACACGTATAGGTATTTTATCCACAACTGGCCACAGCTTTGCTTTTTG gCCATGGTAGGTGAGGAGTGTGTAGGTGCCATCGTCTGCAAGTTGGATATGCACAAAAAGATGTTCCGCAGAGGTTATATAGCCATGTTAGCAGTGGATTCCAAATACAGAAGAAAAGGCATTG GTACAAATTTGGTTAAGAAAGCTATTTATGCCATGGTTGAAGGAGATTGTGATGAG GTTGTCTTGGAAACAGAGATCACAAACAAGTCTGCTTTGAAACTTTATGAAAATCTTGGTTTTGTGCGAGATAAGAGGCTGTTCAGATACTATTTAAATGGAGTTGATGCACTGCGTCTTAAACTGTGGCTGCGTTAA
- the NAA30 gene encoding N-alpha-acetyltransferase 30 isoform X2 — protein MAEVPPGPSSLLAPPGDALSPFPGGGGAAACPGALDEEEEEEGGKGGPPQQHRLLHHHHHPPRHNHQLNGLLSPELRHLRASLKSKILSSEGAEGPENKRAGKTVRSGQPPAAAPCSSPVPNHLPEPQARTAPPAATGDRSQPAAATAARNGLAGGPGLAGGDEEEEEESLLLLSTSLAAACSLKGSGTDSPPEEDLTIRYVRYESELQMPDIMRLITKDLSEPYSIYTYRYFIHNWPQLCFLVQIWLRKLFMPWLKEIVMRKVFAHDKNWKNPQTCSSLESGKLPLMSEEAIITHFCKMLSWKQRSQTSLL, from the exons ATGGCCGAGGTACCGCCCGGGCCGAGCAGCCTCCTCGCCCCGCCGGGGGAcgccctctcccccttccccggAGGAGGGGGGGCCGCCGCCTGCCCCGGGGCCCTggacgaggaggaggaagaggagggcgGCAAGGGGGGGCCGCCGCAGCAGCAccgcctcctccaccaccaccaccacccgccgcGCCACAACCACCAGCTCAACGGCCTCCTCAGCCCCGAGCTGCGGCACCTCCGAGCCTCCCTCAAGAGCAAGATCCTGAGCTCGGAGGGGGCCGAGGGGCCGGAGAACAAGCGAGCCGGCAAAACAGTGCGCTCCGGACAGCCGCCCGCCGCAGCCCCGTGCTCGTCCCCCGTCCCCAACCACCTCCCGGAGCCCCAGGCCAGGACTGCGCCCCCGGCAGCCACAGGGGACAGGAGCCAGCCGGCGGCCGCCACTGCAGCCCGCAATGGACTGGCTGGGGGGCCTGGCCTGGCGGGgggggatgaagaggaggaggaggagtctctgctgctgctctccacatCCTTAGCAGCAGCCTGCAGTTTGAAAGGCTCGGGGACGGACTCTCCTCCCGAGGAGGACCTAACGATACGATACGTCCGGTATGAGTCCGAGCTGCAGATGCCCGATATCATGAGACTGATCACCAAAGATCTGTCTGAACCCTACTCCATTTACACGTATAGGTATTTTATCCACAACTGGCCACAGCTTTGCTTTTTG GTACAAATTTGGTTAAGAAAGCTATTTATGCCATGGTTGAAGGAGATTGTGATGAG AAAAGTTTTCGCTCATGACAAGAATTGGAAAAATCCACAGACCTGCTCATCACTGGAGAGTGGGAAGCTTCCCCTGATGAGCGAGGAAGCCATTATCACCCATTTCTGCAAAAT GTTGTCTTGGAAACAGAGATCACAAACAAGTCTGCTTTGA
- the NAA30 gene encoding N-alpha-acetyltransferase 30 isoform X4, with product MAEVPPGPSSLLAPPGDALSPFPGGGGAAACPGALDEEEEEEGGKGGPPQQHRLLHHHHHPPRHNHQLNGLLSPELRHLRASLKSKILSSEGAEGPENKRAGKTVRSGQPPAAAPCSSPVPNHLPEPQARTAPPAATGDRSQPAAATAARNGLAGGPGLAGGDEEEEEESLLLLSTSLAAACSLKGSGTDSPPEEDLTIRYVRYESELQMPDIMRLITKDLSEPYSIYTYRYFIHNWPQLCFLAMVGEECVGAIVCKLDMHKKMFRRGYIAMLAVDSKYRRKGIGTNLVKKAIYAMVEGDCDESGRR from the exons ATGGCCGAGGTACCGCCCGGGCCGAGCAGCCTCCTCGCCCCGCCGGGGGAcgccctctcccccttccccggAGGAGGGGGGGCCGCCGCCTGCCCCGGGGCCCTggacgaggaggaggaagaggagggcgGCAAGGGGGGGCCGCCGCAGCAGCAccgcctcctccaccaccaccaccacccgccgcGCCACAACCACCAGCTCAACGGCCTCCTCAGCCCCGAGCTGCGGCACCTCCGAGCCTCCCTCAAGAGCAAGATCCTGAGCTCGGAGGGGGCCGAGGGGCCGGAGAACAAGCGAGCCGGCAAAACAGTGCGCTCCGGACAGCCGCCCGCCGCAGCCCCGTGCTCGTCCCCCGTCCCCAACCACCTCCCGGAGCCCCAGGCCAGGACTGCGCCCCCGGCAGCCACAGGGGACAGGAGCCAGCCGGCGGCCGCCACTGCAGCCCGCAATGGACTGGCTGGGGGGCCTGGCCTGGCGGGgggggatgaagaggaggaggaggagtctctgctgctgctctccacatCCTTAGCAGCAGCCTGCAGTTTGAAAGGCTCGGGGACGGACTCTCCTCCCGAGGAGGACCTAACGATACGATACGTCCGGTATGAGTCCGAGCTGCAGATGCCCGATATCATGAGACTGATCACCAAAGATCTGTCTGAACCCTACTCCATTTACACGTATAGGTATTTTATCCACAACTGGCCACAGCTTTGCTTTTTG gCCATGGTAGGTGAGGAGTGTGTAGGTGCCATCGTCTGCAAGTTGGATATGCACAAAAAGATGTTCCGCAGAGGTTATATAGCCATGTTAGCAGTGGATTCCAAATACAGAAGAAAAGGCATTG GTACAAATTTGGTTAAGAAAGCTATTTATGCCATGGTTGAAGGAGATTGTGATGAG TCTGGGCGTAGGTGA
- the NAA30 gene encoding N-alpha-acetyltransferase 30 isoform X3, whose translation MAEVPPGPSSLLAPPGDALSPFPGGGGAAACPGALDEEEEEEGGKGGPPQQHRLLHHHHHPPRHNHQLNGLLSPELRHLRASLKSKILSSEGAEGPENKRAGKTVRSGQPPAAAPCSSPVPNHLPEPQARTAPPAATGDRSQPAAATAARNGLAGGPGLAGGDEEEEEESLLLLSTSLAAACSLKGSGTDSPPEEDLTIRYVRYESELQMPDIMRLITKDLSEPYSIYTYRYFIHNWPQLCFLAMVGEECVGAIVCKLDMHKKMFRRGYIAMLAVDSKYRRKGIGTNLVKKAIYAMVEGDCDEAETEMMT comes from the exons ATGGCCGAGGTACCGCCCGGGCCGAGCAGCCTCCTCGCCCCGCCGGGGGAcgccctctcccccttccccggAGGAGGGGGGGCCGCCGCCTGCCCCGGGGCCCTggacgaggaggaggaagaggagggcgGCAAGGGGGGGCCGCCGCAGCAGCAccgcctcctccaccaccaccaccacccgccgcGCCACAACCACCAGCTCAACGGCCTCCTCAGCCCCGAGCTGCGGCACCTCCGAGCCTCCCTCAAGAGCAAGATCCTGAGCTCGGAGGGGGCCGAGGGGCCGGAGAACAAGCGAGCCGGCAAAACAGTGCGCTCCGGACAGCCGCCCGCCGCAGCCCCGTGCTCGTCCCCCGTCCCCAACCACCTCCCGGAGCCCCAGGCCAGGACTGCGCCCCCGGCAGCCACAGGGGACAGGAGCCAGCCGGCGGCCGCCACTGCAGCCCGCAATGGACTGGCTGGGGGGCCTGGCCTGGCGGGgggggatgaagaggaggaggaggagtctctgctgctgctctccacatCCTTAGCAGCAGCCTGCAGTTTGAAAGGCTCGGGGACGGACTCTCCTCCCGAGGAGGACCTAACGATACGATACGTCCGGTATGAGTCCGAGCTGCAGATGCCCGATATCATGAGACTGATCACCAAAGATCTGTCTGAACCCTACTCCATTTACACGTATAGGTATTTTATCCACAACTGGCCACAGCTTTGCTTTTTG gCCATGGTAGGTGAGGAGTGTGTAGGTGCCATCGTCTGCAAGTTGGATATGCACAAAAAGATGTTCCGCAGAGGTTATATAGCCATGTTAGCAGTGGATTCCAAATACAGAAGAAAAGGCATTG GTACAAATTTGGTTAAGAAAGCTATTTATGCCATGGTTGAAGGAGATTGTGATGAG